The following are from one region of the Hymenobacter radiodurans genome:
- a CDS encoding CoA transferase subunit A, with protein MINKVVADAQAALHGITDGMTLMLGGFGLCGIPENAIQELLRLGVKELTCISNNAGVDDFGIGLLLQTKQVRKMISSYVGENAEFERQLLSGELEVELIPQGTLAERIRAGGAGIPAFYTPAGYGTEVGEGKESREFKSKMYLLETGLTADYAFVKAWRGDTAGNLIYKGTARNFNPMMATAGKITVAEVEELVPAGELDPNQIHTPGIFVQRIFEGKNYEKRIEQRTVRTVS; from the coding sequence ATGATAAACAAAGTTGTAGCCGACGCCCAGGCGGCCCTGCACGGCATCACCGACGGCATGACGCTCATGCTCGGCGGCTTCGGCCTATGCGGCATTCCCGAGAATGCTATTCAGGAGCTGCTGCGCCTCGGAGTAAAAGAACTGACCTGTATCAGTAACAATGCCGGCGTCGACGATTTTGGTATTGGGCTTCTACTGCAAACCAAGCAGGTGCGCAAGATGATATCGAGCTATGTGGGGGAGAATGCGGAGTTTGAGCGGCAATTATTATCCGGTGAGTTAGAAGTAGAGCTCATTCCGCAGGGCACGCTGGCTGAGCGCATTCGGGCCGGTGGGGCAGGCATTCCGGCGTTTTACACGCCCGCAGGCTATGGCACCGAGGTAGGCGAAGGAAAGGAAAGTCGGGAATTTAAAAGCAAGATGTATCTGCTCGAGACTGGCCTCACCGCCGACTATGCATTTGTAAAAGCTTGGCGCGGCGACACGGCCGGCAACCTTATCTATAAAGGCACGGCCCGCAATTTCAATCCGATGATGGCAACGGCCGGCAAAATTACCGTGGCCGAAGTAGAGGAACTCGTGCCGGCCGGCGAGCTGGACCCAAACCAGATTCATACGCCCGGCATCTTCGTGCAGCGCATATTTGAGGGCAAAAACTACGAGAAGCGTATTGAGCAACGGACTGTACGGACCGTCAGCTAA
- a CDS encoding bifunctional riboflavin kinase/FAD synthetase has protein sequence MQVFRDPAHFPFLGQAVVTSGTFDGVHVGHQKILHRLLEVARQSGGPAVVITYWPHPRLVLDPPPTHPEPLDLQLLSTLDERIERLEHFGVDYLLIVPFTREFAQLTSEEYIQQLLLRTVGAKKLVIGYDHRFGKNREGGFEYLSKNAARYGLEVEEIPREDVDAVGVSSTRIRRALLSGDIATANRHLGYSYSLTGTVVRGKQLGRTIGFPTANLELAEDSKLVPAQGVYAVMATTAAGDVEQGMLNIGVRPTVGGNLAQTIEVHLLDFSGDLYAQPLTIQLIARLRDEQKFTGLDELKAQLAKDADAARQHLVGG, from the coding sequence ATGCAAGTTTTTCGTGACCCGGCGCACTTCCCGTTTCTAGGTCAAGCCGTCGTAACGAGCGGTACCTTCGATGGCGTACACGTAGGGCACCAGAAAATTCTGCACCGGCTGCTGGAAGTGGCTCGGCAAAGTGGCGGCCCCGCCGTGGTCATTACCTACTGGCCTCACCCGCGCCTAGTGCTGGACCCGCCGCCCACGCACCCCGAGCCGCTCGACTTGCAATTGCTTTCCACTCTGGATGAGCGAATTGAGCGCCTCGAACACTTTGGCGTTGATTACCTGCTCATTGTGCCCTTTACCCGCGAATTCGCACAATTGACCTCCGAGGAATACATTCAGCAACTCCTCTTGCGCACCGTAGGCGCTAAAAAGCTGGTGATTGGTTATGACCACCGGTTTGGCAAAAACCGCGAAGGAGGCTTTGAATACCTCAGCAAAAACGCCGCCCGCTACGGGCTGGAAGTAGAAGAGATTCCGCGCGAAGACGTGGACGCGGTTGGGGTAAGCAGCACTCGTATCCGCCGCGCCCTGCTTAGCGGCGACATTGCCACCGCCAACCGCCACCTCGGTTACTCTTACTCCCTGACTGGCACTGTTGTACGCGGTAAGCAGCTCGGCCGCACTATCGGTTTTCCTACCGCCAATCTGGAGCTGGCAGAGGACTCTAAGCTGGTGCCGGCTCAGGGTGTGTACGCCGTAATGGCTACCACTGCCGCCGGCGATGTAGAGCAGGGCATGCTCAATATCGGGGTGCGCCCTACCGTGGGGGGCAATTTAGCGCAGACCATTGAAGTACATCTGCTGGATTTCTCGGGCGACTTATACGCCCAGCCGCTGACCATACAGCTGATAGCCCGCCTGCGTGATGAGCAGAAATTTACGGGTTTGGATGAGCTGAAGGCGCAATTGGCCAAGGACGCCGATGCGGCTCGACAGCACTTAGTGGGGGGCTAA
- the truB gene encoding tRNA pseudouridine(55) synthase TruB: MKQKEFDFEAGEVLLLDKPLTWTSFDVVRKVKNMLRIKKIGHAGTLDPLATGLLILCTGKKTKDIDTIQAQEKEYTGTFRLGQTTPSFDLETPVDAELPYAHLTEDDLQAATAPFIGLIEQTPPLFSAVKINGERAYEVARRGDTAEIKSKQITITAFELTSIDLPNVQFRVVCSKGTYIRSLARDFGAALGCGAHLTQLARTRIGEYALSDALTIADLEALRPPRPEADPAKPTRPAGERRRPVRQGLAYYDASTVAAASATDAEKAPRNSSTAI; encoded by the coding sequence ATGAAGCAGAAAGAGTTTGACTTTGAAGCCGGCGAGGTTCTGTTGCTGGATAAGCCGCTTACTTGGACGTCGTTTGACGTGGTGCGCAAGGTGAAAAACATGCTGCGCATCAAGAAAATCGGGCATGCGGGCACGCTCGATCCGTTGGCGACGGGCTTGCTTATTTTGTGCACCGGCAAGAAAACCAAGGATATCGATACCATTCAGGCGCAGGAGAAAGAATATACTGGTACCTTTCGCCTTGGCCAGACCACACCCAGCTTCGATCTCGAAACGCCCGTCGATGCGGAGCTTCCCTACGCTCACCTCACTGAAGATGATCTGCAAGCTGCTACTGCGCCTTTCATCGGTCTTATTGAGCAGACGCCACCGCTATTCTCGGCCGTAAAAATCAACGGTGAGCGGGCCTACGAAGTAGCTCGCCGCGGCGATACTGCCGAAATCAAGAGCAAACAGATTACCATTACCGCGTTTGAGCTCACGAGCATAGACTTGCCCAACGTGCAGTTTCGGGTGGTGTGCTCCAAAGGCACTTACATCCGCAGCCTCGCCCGCGATTTTGGGGCAGCACTTGGTTGTGGCGCGCATCTTACTCAGCTCGCCCGCACTCGCATTGGAGAGTACGCCTTATCGGACGCTCTCACCATAGCCGATCTTGAGGCACTGCGGCCCCCGCGGCCCGAAGCTGACCCAGCCAAGCCAACGCGCCCGGCCGGCGAACGACGTCGGCCAGTGCGTCAGGGTTTAGCGTACTACGACGCTTCTACCGTTGCGGCAGCTTCTGCCACCGACGCCGAAAAAGCCCCCAGGAATAGTTCTACCGCCATTTAG
- a CDS encoding undecaprenyl-diphosphate phosphatase, giving the protein MNYWHALILAIVEGLTEFLPVSSTGHMIIVANLLGIGQAPFTEVYITSIQFGAILSVVALYWRRFLQSFDFYLKLAVAFIPFGILGFVLKDVITELLKSVTVVAISLVLGGIILLFVDQWFSGERKQVTTPNLKQAFKIGLFQCIALIPGVSRSAATIVGGLSQGFDRRSAADFSFLLAVPTMFVITAYQLYKAYKITPLQPGDLQVLAFGNVVAFVVALLAVNSFVNFVSRFGFRSFGIYRIGIGVIILIMIGLGIDLQLI; this is encoded by the coding sequence ATGAATTATTGGCATGCGCTGATCCTCGCTATTGTGGAGGGTCTGACGGAGTTTTTACCGGTATCAAGCACCGGCCACATGATTATTGTGGCCAATCTGCTCGGTATCGGGCAGGCTCCATTTACGGAAGTATACATTACCTCCATTCAGTTTGGGGCTATTCTGTCGGTGGTTGCGCTGTACTGGCGCCGCTTTTTGCAGAGCTTCGATTTTTATCTCAAGCTGGCCGTTGCCTTCATTCCATTTGGCATTCTGGGCTTCGTGCTGAAAGACGTAATCACCGAATTATTGAAAAGCGTGACGGTAGTAGCCATTTCCCTGGTTCTGGGGGGCATTATTCTACTGTTTGTTGATCAGTGGTTCAGTGGAGAGCGTAAGCAAGTGACGACGCCAAACCTCAAGCAGGCGTTTAAAATAGGGTTGTTTCAGTGCATCGCCCTTATTCCGGGCGTGTCGCGCTCGGCGGCCACCATTGTGGGTGGTCTTAGCCAGGGCTTCGACCGCCGGTCCGCTGCCGACTTTTCGTTTCTGCTGGCGGTGCCTACCATGTTTGTTATTACTGCGTATCAACTCTATAAAGCTTACAAAATCACCCCGCTCCAGCCCGGCGATTTGCAAGTACTGGCCTTTGGCAACGTGGTGGCGTTTGTGGTAGCGCTATTGGCGGTCAATTCGTTTGTAAACTTCGTTTCGCGCTTTGGTTTCCGGTCTTTCGGCATCTATCGCATTGGCATCGGCGTTATTATTCTGATAATGATAGGGTTGGGTATTGATCTGCAATTGATATGA
- a CDS encoding DUF3098 domain-containing protein: MEQRPTSHFAFGPRNYRLMFIGLAVLVAGFITMTLDTADYGLGFMGITLGPILLVVGFVIEFFAIMAKPGGQISTPTETISVEAASTASVAPPVAVPTPAARPTYKR, encoded by the coding sequence ATGGAACAACGCCCCACTTCCCATTTCGCATTTGGGCCCCGTAATTATCGGCTCATGTTTATAGGCTTGGCCGTATTGGTAGCGGGCTTTATCACCATGACCCTCGATACTGCGGACTACGGCCTTGGGTTTATGGGCATCACACTCGGTCCCATTTTATTGGTTGTCGGGTTTGTAATTGAGTTTTTTGCCATCATGGCCAAGCCTGGGGGGCAAATTTCGACTCCCACCGAGACAATTTCAGTGGAGGCGGCCTCAACGGCCAGCGTCGCGCCACCAGTAGCGGTTCCTACCCCGGCGGCGCGCCCTACTTATAAGCGTTAA
- a CDS encoding cell division protein FtsX: MASPPRSSTRKKKLGNYPHTMVVFSITLALLVIGLFGLLLVHAHKLSNLVKENLEMQVYLDRDLPEAQLLRLQQAFSSKPFIAFRDRQPQVRFLSKEEGARQFIEQTGEDFQQFLGDNPLRDAYILRINSEYTDSLNLRKIEQELRAESGVHEVQYVQSLITSINQNVRKLSLVLLGFAVVLTLVVTILINNTIKLALFSQRFLIRSMQLVGATSFFIQRPFLRRATWQGFVSGALAALILLALQQYAYLQVDELRLLLDERLIGALLVLMVVLGCVIGFFSSYRAVRKYLGMSLDDLY; the protein is encoded by the coding sequence ATGGCTTCCCCTCCCCGTTCGTCCACTCGTAAGAAAAAGCTGGGTAATTACCCGCACACGATGGTCGTGTTTAGTATCACGCTGGCGTTGCTGGTAATTGGGCTTTTTGGGCTGCTGCTGGTTCATGCCCACAAGCTTTCCAACCTAGTAAAAGAGAACCTGGAAATGCAGGTGTACCTAGACCGCGACCTCCCCGAAGCACAGCTTCTGCGCTTGCAGCAAGCCTTTTCGAGCAAGCCCTTTATCGCCTTCCGCGACCGGCAGCCTCAAGTGCGTTTCCTGTCTAAGGAAGAAGGTGCCCGTCAGTTCATTGAACAAACCGGCGAAGATTTTCAGCAATTTCTGGGCGATAATCCGTTGCGTGATGCCTATATCCTACGCATCAATTCCGAGTACACCGACTCGCTCAACCTACGCAAAATAGAGCAGGAGCTGCGAGCCGAAAGCGGCGTGCACGAGGTACAATACGTACAGAGCCTGATTACGAGCATTAATCAGAATGTCCGCAAGCTTAGCCTAGTGCTACTGGGCTTTGCCGTAGTACTCACGCTCGTTGTAACCATTCTGATTAACAATACCATTAAGTTGGCGCTATTCTCCCAGCGTTTCCTTATTCGGAGCATGCAGCTAGTAGGCGCCACTTCCTTCTTTATTCAACGTCCATTTTTGCGGCGCGCTACCTGGCAAGGCTTCGTTAGCGGCGCATTGGCGGCTCTGATTCTGCTGGCGCTGCAGCAATACGCGTACTTGCAGGTAGATGAGCTTCGCCTTTTGCTCGACGAACGCTTAATCGGCGCTTTGCTGGTGCTAATGGTCGTGTTGGGCTGTGTTATTGGCTTTTTTAGCTCCTACCGCGCCGTACGCAAGTATCTGGGCATGTCGCTCGACGATTTATATTAA